One Benincasa hispida cultivar B227 unplaced genomic scaffold, ASM972705v1 Contig285, whole genome shotgun sequence genomic region harbors:
- the LOC120069227 gene encoding flavin-containing monooxygenase FMO GS-OX-like 3 isoform X4 — protein sequence MTIQHSRRVAVIGAGAGGLVSARELSREGHHVVVFERNTQIGGTWVYSPEIESDPLGVDPNRTRIHSSLYKSLRTNLPRELMGVRDYPFVPREGKDRDPRRFPAHGEVLKYLEDFANEFGICKLVRFGTEVVFASLEELGKWRVEFRCENGAVDYDIFDAVVVCVGNFSQPRVAEIPGIDGWPGVQVHSHNYRDPEPFRVVWTFLRSSMGLPKKFMLLADQLKQSFWTHNQLLIESVRKDGTVVFQDGCIVSADVILHCTGYKYHFPFLDTNGIVMVDDNRVGPLYKHVFLPALAPGLSFVGLLFTAVPLPMFELQSNWVAGVLSNRIAFPSKEEMLADVNKFYADLEALGKPKHRTHELGDYMPAYYDWLAATCGCPTYEEWRKEMYIANHINKMANLGSYRDDWHDDELIRQAYEEFSKYTTNERSQNHSNLIF from the exons ATGACGATACAACACTCCCGGCGCGTGGCAGTGATCGGCGCCGGCGCCGGTGGCCTCGTCTCGGCGCGGGAACTTTCCCGCGAGGGCCACCATGTGGTCGTATTCGAACGGAATACTCAAATCGGAGGGACCTGGGTATATTCGCCGGAAATTGAATCCGACCCGCTTGGAGTCGACCCGAATCGGACCCGAATCCATAGCAGCCTCTACAAATCTCTACGCACCAATCTTCCCAGAGAACTCATGGGGGTCCGCGATTACCCGTTTGTGCCTCGAGAAGGGAAGGATCGAGATCCGAGGCGATTTCCAGCTCATGGAGAGGTTCTAAAGTATTTGGAAGATTTCGCGAATGAATTTGGGATTTGTAAATTGGTGAGATTTGGAACTGAGGTCGTGTTTGCCAGTTTGGAGGAGCTTGGGAAATGGAGGGTTGAATTTAGATGTGAAAATGGGGCTGTTGATTATGACATTTTTGATGCTGTGGTTGTTTGTGTTGGGAACTTTTCGCAGCCTCGAGTGGCAGAGATTCCTG GGATAGATGGATGGCCTGGGGTCCAAGTGCATAGTCATAATTATCGTGATCCCGAACCATTTCGGG TGGTATGGACATTTCTCAGGAGCTCAATGGGATTGCCAAAGAAATTCATGTTGCTTGCAGATCAGCTAAAACAGAGCTTTTGGACACACAATCAACTATTA ATTGAAAGTGTCCGTAAAGATGGAACAGTGGTCTTTCAAGACGGGTGCATCGTTTCGGCTGATGTTATTCTGCATTGCACTGG GTACAAATATCACTTCCCTTTCCTTGACACCAATGGCATTGTTATGGTGGACGACAACCGTGTAGGACCTCTATACAAGCATGTCTTCCTTCCAGCATTGGCCCCAGGGCTTTCCTTTGTTGGGTTACTATTTACG GCTGTTCCTTTGCCCATGTTTGAGCTTCAAAGCAATTGGGTTGCTGGTGTTTTATCAAACAGGATTGCATTTCCATCTAAAGAAGAGATGTTGGCAGATGTAAACAAATTTTATGCAGATCTTGAAGCTCTTGGCAAGCCCAAGCATCGGACCCATGAATTGGGTGATTATATG CCTGCCTACTATGATTGGCTTGCAGCAACATGTGGTTGTCCTACCTATGAAGAATGGAGAAAGGAAATGTATATTGCTAACCATATTAATAAAATGGCCAATCTCGGGTCATACCGTGATGATTGGCACGATGATGAGTTGATTCGTCAAGCTTATGAGGAATTCAGCAAGTATACTACAAATGAAAGAAGTCAAAACCACTCgaatttaattttttga
- the LOC120069227 gene encoding flavin-containing monooxygenase FMO GS-OX-like 3 isoform X3 — translation MTIQHSRRVAVIGAGAGGLVSARELSREGHHVVVFERNTQIGGTWVYSPEIESDPLGVDPNRTRIHSSLYKSLRTNLPRELMGVRDYPFVPREGKDRDPRRFPAHGEVLKYLEDFANEFGICKLVRFGTEVVFASLEELGKWRVEFRCENGAVDYDIFDAVVVCVGNFSQPRVAEIPGIDGWPGVQVHSHNYRDPEPFRGKELNGIAKEIHVACRSAKTELLDTQSTISNVSFHPMIESVRKDGTVVFQDGCIVSADVILHCTGYKYHFPFLDTNGIVMVDDNRVGPLYKHVFLPALAPGLSFVGLLFTAVPLPMFELQSNWVAGVLSNRIAFPSKEEMLADVNKFYADLEALGKPKHRTHELGDYMPAYYDWLAATCGCPTYEEWRKEMYIANHINKMANLGSYRDDWHDDELIRQAYEEFSKYTTNERSQNHSNLIF, via the exons ATGACGATACAACACTCCCGGCGCGTGGCAGTGATCGGCGCCGGCGCCGGTGGCCTCGTCTCGGCGCGGGAACTTTCCCGCGAGGGCCACCATGTGGTCGTATTCGAACGGAATACTCAAATCGGAGGGACCTGGGTATATTCGCCGGAAATTGAATCCGACCCGCTTGGAGTCGACCCGAATCGGACCCGAATCCATAGCAGCCTCTACAAATCTCTACGCACCAATCTTCCCAGAGAACTCATGGGGGTCCGCGATTACCCGTTTGTGCCTCGAGAAGGGAAGGATCGAGATCCGAGGCGATTTCCAGCTCATGGAGAGGTTCTAAAGTATTTGGAAGATTTCGCGAATGAATTTGGGATTTGTAAATTGGTGAGATTTGGAACTGAGGTCGTGTTTGCCAGTTTGGAGGAGCTTGGGAAATGGAGGGTTGAATTTAGATGTGAAAATGGGGCTGTTGATTATGACATTTTTGATGCTGTGGTTGTTTGTGTTGGGAACTTTTCGCAGCCTCGAGTGGCAGAGATTCCTG GGATAGATGGATGGCCTGGGGTCCAAGTGCATAGTCATAATTATCGTGATCCCGAACCATTTCGGGGTAAG GAGCTCAATGGGATTGCCAAAGAAATTCATGTTGCTTGCAGATCAGCTAAAACAGAGCTTTTGGACACACAATCAACTATTAGTAATGTATCATTTCATCCAATG ATTGAAAGTGTCCGTAAAGATGGAACAGTGGTCTTTCAAGACGGGTGCATCGTTTCGGCTGATGTTATTCTGCATTGCACTGG GTACAAATATCACTTCCCTTTCCTTGACACCAATGGCATTGTTATGGTGGACGACAACCGTGTAGGACCTCTATACAAGCATGTCTTCCTTCCAGCATTGGCCCCAGGGCTTTCCTTTGTTGGGTTACTATTTACG GCTGTTCCTTTGCCCATGTTTGAGCTTCAAAGCAATTGGGTTGCTGGTGTTTTATCAAACAGGATTGCATTTCCATCTAAAGAAGAGATGTTGGCAGATGTAAACAAATTTTATGCAGATCTTGAAGCTCTTGGCAAGCCCAAGCATCGGACCCATGAATTGGGTGATTATATG CCTGCCTACTATGATTGGCTTGCAGCAACATGTGGTTGTCCTACCTATGAAGAATGGAGAAAGGAAATGTATATTGCTAACCATATTAATAAAATGGCCAATCTCGGGTCATACCGTGATGATTGGCACGATGATGAGTTGATTCGTCAAGCTTATGAGGAATTCAGCAAGTATACTACAAATGAAAGAAGTCAAAACCACTCgaatttaattttttga
- the LOC120069227 gene encoding flavin-containing monooxygenase FMO GS-OX-like 3 isoform X6 — translation MTIQHSRRVAVIGAGAGGLVSARELSREGHHVVVFERNTQIGGTWVYSPEIESDPLGVDPNRTRIHSSLYKSLRTNLPRELMGVRDYPFVPREGKDRDPRRFPAHGEVLKYLEDFANEFGICKLVRFGTEVVFASLEELGKWRVEFRCENGAVDYDIFDAVVVCVGNFSQPRVAEIPGIDGWPGVQVHSHNYRDPEPFRGKVVVLIGYSFSGMDISQELNGIAKEIHVACRSAKTELLDTQSTISNVSFHPMIESVRKDGTVVFQDGCIVSADVILHCTGYKYHFPFLDTNGIVMVDDNRVGPLYKHVFLPALAPGLSFVGLLFTAVPLPMFELQSNWVAGVLSNRIAFPSKEEMLADVNKFYADLEALGKPKHRTHELGDYMTCEDTLLDT, via the exons ATGACGATACAACACTCCCGGCGCGTGGCAGTGATCGGCGCCGGCGCCGGTGGCCTCGTCTCGGCGCGGGAACTTTCCCGCGAGGGCCACCATGTGGTCGTATTCGAACGGAATACTCAAATCGGAGGGACCTGGGTATATTCGCCGGAAATTGAATCCGACCCGCTTGGAGTCGACCCGAATCGGACCCGAATCCATAGCAGCCTCTACAAATCTCTACGCACCAATCTTCCCAGAGAACTCATGGGGGTCCGCGATTACCCGTTTGTGCCTCGAGAAGGGAAGGATCGAGATCCGAGGCGATTTCCAGCTCATGGAGAGGTTCTAAAGTATTTGGAAGATTTCGCGAATGAATTTGGGATTTGTAAATTGGTGAGATTTGGAACTGAGGTCGTGTTTGCCAGTTTGGAGGAGCTTGGGAAATGGAGGGTTGAATTTAGATGTGAAAATGGGGCTGTTGATTATGACATTTTTGATGCTGTGGTTGTTTGTGTTGGGAACTTTTCGCAGCCTCGAGTGGCAGAGATTCCTG GGATAGATGGATGGCCTGGGGTCCAAGTGCATAGTCATAATTATCGTGATCCCGAACCATTTCGGGGTAAG GTTGTTGTCTTGATAGGTTATTCTTTTAGTGGTATGGACATTTCTCAGGAGCTCAATGGGATTGCCAAAGAAATTCATGTTGCTTGCAGATCAGCTAAAACAGAGCTTTTGGACACACAATCAACTATTAGTAATGTATCATTTCATCCAATG ATTGAAAGTGTCCGTAAAGATGGAACAGTGGTCTTTCAAGACGGGTGCATCGTTTCGGCTGATGTTATTCTGCATTGCACTGG GTACAAATATCACTTCCCTTTCCTTGACACCAATGGCATTGTTATGGTGGACGACAACCGTGTAGGACCTCTATACAAGCATGTCTTCCTTCCAGCATTGGCCCCAGGGCTTTCCTTTGTTGGGTTACTATTTACG GCTGTTCCTTTGCCCATGTTTGAGCTTCAAAGCAATTGGGTTGCTGGTGTTTTATCAAACAGGATTGCATTTCCATCTAAAGAAGAGATGTTGGCAGATGTAAACAAATTTTATGCAGATCTTGAAGCTCTTGGCAAGCCCAAGCATCGGACCCATGAATTGGGTGATTATATG ACGTGTGAGGACACACTCTTGGACACTTAG
- the LOC120069227 gene encoding flavin-containing monooxygenase FMO GS-OX-like 3 isoform X1: MTIQHSRRVAVIGAGAGGLVSARELSREGHHVVVFERNTQIGGTWVYSPEIESDPLGVDPNRTRIHSSLYKSLRTNLPRELMGVRDYPFVPREGKDRDPRRFPAHGEVLKYLEDFANEFGICKLVRFGTEVVFASLEELGKWRVEFRCENGAVDYDIFDAVVVCVGNFSQPRVAEIPGIDGWPGVQVHSHNYRDPEPFRGKVVVLIGYSFSGMDISQELNGIAKEIHVACRSAKTELLDTQSTISNVSFHPMIESVRKDGTVVFQDGCIVSADVILHCTGYKYHFPFLDTNGIVMVDDNRVGPLYKHVFLPALAPGLSFVGLLFTAVPLPMFELQSNWVAGVLSNRIAFPSKEEMLADVNKFYADLEALGKPKHRTHELGDYMPAYYDWLAATCGCPTYEEWRKEMYIANHINKMANLGSYRDDWHDDELIRQAYEEFSKYTTNERSQNHSNLIF; encoded by the exons ATGACGATACAACACTCCCGGCGCGTGGCAGTGATCGGCGCCGGCGCCGGTGGCCTCGTCTCGGCGCGGGAACTTTCCCGCGAGGGCCACCATGTGGTCGTATTCGAACGGAATACTCAAATCGGAGGGACCTGGGTATATTCGCCGGAAATTGAATCCGACCCGCTTGGAGTCGACCCGAATCGGACCCGAATCCATAGCAGCCTCTACAAATCTCTACGCACCAATCTTCCCAGAGAACTCATGGGGGTCCGCGATTACCCGTTTGTGCCTCGAGAAGGGAAGGATCGAGATCCGAGGCGATTTCCAGCTCATGGAGAGGTTCTAAAGTATTTGGAAGATTTCGCGAATGAATTTGGGATTTGTAAATTGGTGAGATTTGGAACTGAGGTCGTGTTTGCCAGTTTGGAGGAGCTTGGGAAATGGAGGGTTGAATTTAGATGTGAAAATGGGGCTGTTGATTATGACATTTTTGATGCTGTGGTTGTTTGTGTTGGGAACTTTTCGCAGCCTCGAGTGGCAGAGATTCCTG GGATAGATGGATGGCCTGGGGTCCAAGTGCATAGTCATAATTATCGTGATCCCGAACCATTTCGGGGTAAG GTTGTTGTCTTGATAGGTTATTCTTTTAGTGGTATGGACATTTCTCAGGAGCTCAATGGGATTGCCAAAGAAATTCATGTTGCTTGCAGATCAGCTAAAACAGAGCTTTTGGACACACAATCAACTATTAGTAATGTATCATTTCATCCAATG ATTGAAAGTGTCCGTAAAGATGGAACAGTGGTCTTTCAAGACGGGTGCATCGTTTCGGCTGATGTTATTCTGCATTGCACTGG GTACAAATATCACTTCCCTTTCCTTGACACCAATGGCATTGTTATGGTGGACGACAACCGTGTAGGACCTCTATACAAGCATGTCTTCCTTCCAGCATTGGCCCCAGGGCTTTCCTTTGTTGGGTTACTATTTACG GCTGTTCCTTTGCCCATGTTTGAGCTTCAAAGCAATTGGGTTGCTGGTGTTTTATCAAACAGGATTGCATTTCCATCTAAAGAAGAGATGTTGGCAGATGTAAACAAATTTTATGCAGATCTTGAAGCTCTTGGCAAGCCCAAGCATCGGACCCATGAATTGGGTGATTATATG CCTGCCTACTATGATTGGCTTGCAGCAACATGTGGTTGTCCTACCTATGAAGAATGGAGAAAGGAAATGTATATTGCTAACCATATTAATAAAATGGCCAATCTCGGGTCATACCGTGATGATTGGCACGATGATGAGTTGATTCGTCAAGCTTATGAGGAATTCAGCAAGTATACTACAAATGAAAGAAGTCAAAACCACTCgaatttaattttttga
- the LOC120069227 gene encoding flavin-containing monooxygenase FMO GS-OX-like 3 isoform X2: MTIQHSRRVAVIGAGAGGLVSARELSREGHHVVVFERNTQIGGTWVYSPEIESDPLGVDPNRTRIHSSLYKSLRTNLPRELMGVRDYPFVPREGKDRDPRRFPAHGEVLKYLEDFANEFGICKLVRFGTEVVFASLEELGKWRVEFRCENGAVDYDIFDAVVVCVGNFSQPRVAEIPGIDGWPGVQVHSHNYRDPEPFRGKVVVLIGYSFSGMDISQELNGIAKEIHVACRSAKTELLDTQSTISNIESVRKDGTVVFQDGCIVSADVILHCTGYKYHFPFLDTNGIVMVDDNRVGPLYKHVFLPALAPGLSFVGLLFTAVPLPMFELQSNWVAGVLSNRIAFPSKEEMLADVNKFYADLEALGKPKHRTHELGDYMPAYYDWLAATCGCPTYEEWRKEMYIANHINKMANLGSYRDDWHDDELIRQAYEEFSKYTTNERSQNHSNLIF; this comes from the exons ATGACGATACAACACTCCCGGCGCGTGGCAGTGATCGGCGCCGGCGCCGGTGGCCTCGTCTCGGCGCGGGAACTTTCCCGCGAGGGCCACCATGTGGTCGTATTCGAACGGAATACTCAAATCGGAGGGACCTGGGTATATTCGCCGGAAATTGAATCCGACCCGCTTGGAGTCGACCCGAATCGGACCCGAATCCATAGCAGCCTCTACAAATCTCTACGCACCAATCTTCCCAGAGAACTCATGGGGGTCCGCGATTACCCGTTTGTGCCTCGAGAAGGGAAGGATCGAGATCCGAGGCGATTTCCAGCTCATGGAGAGGTTCTAAAGTATTTGGAAGATTTCGCGAATGAATTTGGGATTTGTAAATTGGTGAGATTTGGAACTGAGGTCGTGTTTGCCAGTTTGGAGGAGCTTGGGAAATGGAGGGTTGAATTTAGATGTGAAAATGGGGCTGTTGATTATGACATTTTTGATGCTGTGGTTGTTTGTGTTGGGAACTTTTCGCAGCCTCGAGTGGCAGAGATTCCTG GGATAGATGGATGGCCTGGGGTCCAAGTGCATAGTCATAATTATCGTGATCCCGAACCATTTCGGGGTAAG GTTGTTGTCTTGATAGGTTATTCTTTTAGTGGTATGGACATTTCTCAGGAGCTCAATGGGATTGCCAAAGAAATTCATGTTGCTTGCAGATCAGCTAAAACAGAGCTTTTGGACACACAATCAACTATTAGTAAT ATTGAAAGTGTCCGTAAAGATGGAACAGTGGTCTTTCAAGACGGGTGCATCGTTTCGGCTGATGTTATTCTGCATTGCACTGG GTACAAATATCACTTCCCTTTCCTTGACACCAATGGCATTGTTATGGTGGACGACAACCGTGTAGGACCTCTATACAAGCATGTCTTCCTTCCAGCATTGGCCCCAGGGCTTTCCTTTGTTGGGTTACTATTTACG GCTGTTCCTTTGCCCATGTTTGAGCTTCAAAGCAATTGGGTTGCTGGTGTTTTATCAAACAGGATTGCATTTCCATCTAAAGAAGAGATGTTGGCAGATGTAAACAAATTTTATGCAGATCTTGAAGCTCTTGGCAAGCCCAAGCATCGGACCCATGAATTGGGTGATTATATG CCTGCCTACTATGATTGGCTTGCAGCAACATGTGGTTGTCCTACCTATGAAGAATGGAGAAAGGAAATGTATATTGCTAACCATATTAATAAAATGGCCAATCTCGGGTCATACCGTGATGATTGGCACGATGATGAGTTGATTCGTCAAGCTTATGAGGAATTCAGCAAGTATACTACAAATGAAAGAAGTCAAAACCACTCgaatttaattttttga
- the LOC120069227 gene encoding flavin-containing monooxygenase FMO GS-OX-like 3 isoform X5: MTIQHSRRVAVIGAGAGGLVSARELSREGHHVVVFERNTQIGGTWVYSPEIESDPLGVDPNRTRIHSSLYKSLRTNLPRELMGVRDYPFVPREGKDRDPRRFPAHGEVLKYLEDFANEFGICKLVRFGTEVVFASLEELGKWRVEFRCENGAVDYDIFDAVVVCVGNFSQPRVAEIPGIDGWPGVQVHSHNYRDPEPFRGKELNGIAKEIHVACRSAKTELLDTQSTISNIESVRKDGTVVFQDGCIVSADVILHCTGYKYHFPFLDTNGIVMVDDNRVGPLYKHVFLPALAPGLSFVGLLFTAVPLPMFELQSNWVAGVLSNRIAFPSKEEMLADVNKFYADLEALGKPKHRTHELGDYMPAYYDWLAATCGCPTYEEWRKEMYIANHINKMANLGSYRDDWHDDELIRQAYEEFSKYTTNERSQNHSNLIF; the protein is encoded by the exons ATGACGATACAACACTCCCGGCGCGTGGCAGTGATCGGCGCCGGCGCCGGTGGCCTCGTCTCGGCGCGGGAACTTTCCCGCGAGGGCCACCATGTGGTCGTATTCGAACGGAATACTCAAATCGGAGGGACCTGGGTATATTCGCCGGAAATTGAATCCGACCCGCTTGGAGTCGACCCGAATCGGACCCGAATCCATAGCAGCCTCTACAAATCTCTACGCACCAATCTTCCCAGAGAACTCATGGGGGTCCGCGATTACCCGTTTGTGCCTCGAGAAGGGAAGGATCGAGATCCGAGGCGATTTCCAGCTCATGGAGAGGTTCTAAAGTATTTGGAAGATTTCGCGAATGAATTTGGGATTTGTAAATTGGTGAGATTTGGAACTGAGGTCGTGTTTGCCAGTTTGGAGGAGCTTGGGAAATGGAGGGTTGAATTTAGATGTGAAAATGGGGCTGTTGATTATGACATTTTTGATGCTGTGGTTGTTTGTGTTGGGAACTTTTCGCAGCCTCGAGTGGCAGAGATTCCTG GGATAGATGGATGGCCTGGGGTCCAAGTGCATAGTCATAATTATCGTGATCCCGAACCATTTCGGGGTAAG GAGCTCAATGGGATTGCCAAAGAAATTCATGTTGCTTGCAGATCAGCTAAAACAGAGCTTTTGGACACACAATCAACTATTAGTAAT ATTGAAAGTGTCCGTAAAGATGGAACAGTGGTCTTTCAAGACGGGTGCATCGTTTCGGCTGATGTTATTCTGCATTGCACTGG GTACAAATATCACTTCCCTTTCCTTGACACCAATGGCATTGTTATGGTGGACGACAACCGTGTAGGACCTCTATACAAGCATGTCTTCCTTCCAGCATTGGCCCCAGGGCTTTCCTTTGTTGGGTTACTATTTACG GCTGTTCCTTTGCCCATGTTTGAGCTTCAAAGCAATTGGGTTGCTGGTGTTTTATCAAACAGGATTGCATTTCCATCTAAAGAAGAGATGTTGGCAGATGTAAACAAATTTTATGCAGATCTTGAAGCTCTTGGCAAGCCCAAGCATCGGACCCATGAATTGGGTGATTATATG CCTGCCTACTATGATTGGCTTGCAGCAACATGTGGTTGTCCTACCTATGAAGAATGGAGAAAGGAAATGTATATTGCTAACCATATTAATAAAATGGCCAATCTCGGGTCATACCGTGATGATTGGCACGATGATGAGTTGATTCGTCAAGCTTATGAGGAATTCAGCAAGTATACTACAAATGAAAGAAGTCAAAACCACTCgaatttaattttttga
- the LOC120069231 gene encoding probable xyloglucan galactosyltransferase GT19, translating to MACKSNPILFLFLYLFSVFIELRFAQQISRPEILPKHCNDRWIHIRNLPSRFNLDLLSNCSEYPIFDDFCPYLANHGLGQKTFNRSHSWYRTDPSMLELIFHRRMLEYPCLTSDPDSADAIYLPYYSSIDALKYLYGPEVNSSAEHGRELFDFLSRNQPEIWNRRLGHDHFFVMARPAWDFSQPLENDPPIWGTSLLELPQFFNVTVLTYEGRAWPWQEQAIPYPTSFHPPNLAFLESWLQRVKRSKRSTLMLFAGGGGISATPNIRRSIRTECMSVIDDDDATNSGSGHNGDASLYSKLCEVVDCSNGICEHDPVRYFRPMLQATFCLQPPGDTPTRRSTFDGILAGCIPVFFEDLSAKSQYKWHLPEEEFEEFSVTIPKEDVVFKGLKILDVLMGIPRARIRRMREKVMGLIPSVMYRKHGSSLGLRTKKDAVDIAIEGTLQKIGMRVKELDLE from the coding sequence ATGGCCTGCAAATCAAATCCcattttgttcttgtttttgtatttgttttccGTTTTCATTGAATTGAGATTCGCCCAGCAGATTTCGCGTCCTGAAATTCTTCCAAAACACTGTAATGATCGTTGGATTCATATCAGAAACCTCCCATCTCGATTCAATCTTGATCTCCTTTCCAATTGTTCTGAATACCCTATTTTCGATGATTTTTGCCCTTATTTGGCCAATCACGGTCTTGGCCAAAAGACTTTCAATCGATCTCATAGCTGGTATAGGACCGATCCTTCCATGCTTGAACTCATTTTCCATCGCCGAATGCTTGAATATCCTTGTCTGACCTCTGATCCCGATTCTGCTGATGCGATTTATCTCCCTTATTACTCCTCCATTGATGCCCTGAAATATCTCTATGGCCCCGAAGTGAACTCCAGCGCGGAGCACGGCCGTGAGCTTTTTGATTTCCTCAGCCGGAACCAGCCGGAAATTTGGAACCGCCGTCTCGGCCATGATCATTTCTTCGTCATGGCGAGGCCGGCTTGGGATTTTTCTCAGCCATTGGAGAATGATCCCCCGATTTGGGGCACTTCGTTATTGGAATTGCCGCAGTTTTTCAATGTCACTGTGTTGACATATGAGGGCAGAGCTTGGCCATGGCAGGAGCAAGCAATTCCTTATCCCACTTCATTCCACCCGCCCAATCTTGCATTCTTGGAGTCTTGGTTGCAGAGAGTTAAGCGATCTAAACGTTCCACTTTGATGCTGTTTGCTGGTGGGGGAGGCATCTCGGCCACTCCCAATATCCGTCGGAGCATTCGGACTGAATGCATGAGCGTcattgatgatgatgatgcgaCCAACTCCGGCAGTGGCCATAATGGTGATGCCAGTCTATATTCAAAGTTGTGTGAAGTTGTGGATTGTTCTAATGGAATATGTGAGCATGACCCTGTTAGGTACTTCAGGCCAATGTTGCAGGCAACTTTCTGCTTGCAGCCACCTGGAGACACTCCGACGCGGAGGTCGACTTTTGACGGGATCCTCGCCGGGTGCATACCGGTGTTCTTCGAGGACCTCTCTGCGAAATCTCAATACAAATGGCACTTGCCAGAGGAGGAGTTTGAGGAATTCTCAGTGACAATACCAAAAGAAGATGTAGTGTTCAAGGGGCTGAAGATTTTGGATGTGTTGATGGGAATTCCTAGAGCGAGGATTAGAAGGATGAGAGAGAAAGTGATGGGGTTGATTCCTAGTGTGATGTACAGAAAGCATGGAAGTTCATTAGGCTTAAGAACAAAGAAAGATGCAGTTGATATAGCCATTGAAGGAACACTGCAGAAGATTGGTATGAGAGTAAAAGAATTGGATTTAGAGTAA